Part of the Anoplopoma fimbria isolate UVic2021 breed Golden Eagle Sablefish chromosome 4, Afim_UVic_2022, whole genome shotgun sequence genome, GGGGTCTCAGCAGTGGGAAGCgccttttctgtttgttattcTTCTTTGATTGTGAAGTTCAGACCCTCCTttgatctctgtctgtctctgtctctctctctctctctctctcacactttctCTGCCTGTTTCTATTTATTGAGTTCTTCATCCTCTAGAGTTTTCATTTCTGATCCCCTCATCTCGTAGGCTTCTCCAACcattaagaaagaaaaggaagataaatctgtacttttgtttttttctgctgtcatcaaaaatataaaacatctgGAAAAAAAGCAACTCTTACTTCTCTGTCCTTTCTTCTGTGTTTCctttcttcttgtttatttagtttCCAAGCTCAAAAAGATACATCTCTTGCCTTTCATCTCTTTCATTTCAaggtttatttatattattgtgcAGTCaggcataaaaacaacaaatgggCAAAAAACGCATGAAGTAGTGCAAAATCATCAAGTCCAAGTCTTAGAGAAAAGTATCAAAGAGTatttaatacttaataaaaAGACCAACATTATCATGGTTAGAGTTCAACTAGTAATCTCTGTAGTACAGTGGCCTTTATCAGAgagaaattatatttaatgcaaGTGTTTTGAGGGTTAGTAACCATGTATAACCCTGATTTAGCAGTTTTAGGGAAAATGACAACTAGAAACTATTTAAAAGCCTTGTTTGTGGACAAGATACAGGATACAATctacttttttccttttggagGCCAGGAGAAAAATGTGGGATGGTTGAGGTGAAGCTGCATAAAGTTTTGTGATAATATGAGAATGAGAACTGATCTACATTAttaattctaaaataaaataaattttatGGCAGCAGGGAGCTACATAGTTGatgatattttaaagaaataagttccctttaaaaaaggaaatggctatttttttcaaatacagaaaactgaaaatggAAATTAAGATTAGGCTATCATTTTGTAATTAGTAAGGAAATATTATTGCTGGTAGTATTACCAAACAAGTGACTATACAACGTGACTATAACTAAACTACAAACTAGTTAagttataaacaaaaaaacgacAACTACAACGTCTATACATTAATTGCAAAAATGAAGTTCTCTTGACATGATGTGCCTTGTATATAATCAGGAACAAGGGATGACAGAAAGAGCTTGTTGCAAACATTAAACGCAGCCTGTAGAAAAGCAgtgcctctctctgctctctcagaCGTGTGCCAccatgtttcacattttgtctgTTGTCACAATCAGGTTTTTCGCAGAGCTGCATCACATTTACCTCCACACGTGGAGGGTGACGCATGTCTGGGGCTTATTGCTCCACCTAAAATCAAAACCTACTCCTTTCTCTGCCAGATGTTGACCTGTCAACAACATCCTACTTTCCTTATTGCTCAGGTCGACACATCCCATGGGAGCGGAAGCCAAAAAACCCCAGGTGTATCTCAAATCAGAGGTGTAACGAGCGAACAGGCAATGTTCTGTAGGAATATTTGGGTGTCCAAAACCATATGCcgaatgcaaaaaaaaccctcctgTCTGCACAGTCTGTGATGTGGGAATTGTGCCCCTGCCttacactgagcaggaggggaggaggatgttgaaaacagtgaaaatgtcaaGAAGACATGATCCAGGCCGCTCCAGGTGGGAATACGCAGCTGTAGAGGATGCTCTCCAATTTGCCCCTGCAACCTTCACCAGAGTGAGGTGCAGCCAAACAAACCTCTCAAAGGTGTTTGAGAAGTCGGTGCCACTGGCCTGATGTCATGTAGGGCAGCTCTGCAAGGGAGTGTAGAGGCTGCTGTGTTGACCGGGATGTTGTTTGTTGGGGTCCCAGAAGGCAGGCTTGCCAGTGTGTGTGGGGCGAAGGGCAGCTGACCCAGGGTCTGTGTGTTAAACAGGCCGAAACAGGTTTGTTCTATCCTTTTGTTTGATCCGACTGCCAGAGATCCTTCTCATCCagcctcctctcttcctttcacTGTTTTCCTGTAGTGTATTTCCAAAAACCTCACCGTCCTTAATTCAGAAAGATTTTAACTTCCTCACTGTCACCAGACCTGCAAGCCATGTTCTTGCTATTGCAAAGGGATTTAATGTCCCTTATTACTCAGAGTATGCTGTTGGAAAATAGcatactgtttttgtttgtcttcttgCAAGATAGCTCTCAGCTTTAAGTCTGTAACTTCTCCTGCCTCTGTAGCTTCTTATGTTTAGTTGTATGGCTGCATAAGGAGTGTTATTGATAGGCAGCTTTAACCTGGTACAGGCGGCACAGGACTGTTGCAGGGtaattaatttcacatttacttccttttttttttttttttttttttttgcaaatgagaAATTATTTCATCATCTTTCATTAGTGTATTGTAGATTGCACAGTTGATGATGTAAACATGATGGATGCCCTAGGCAGTGTTATATTTTTTCCCAAGATGAGACGTCTCAGGAGCTCACTGTCTTGGCTCAGAAGTTGTTTTTCCCTTTCAGTCATGGTTTGAAGATTTTCTGAATATAGTGACGCTTGCTGCGGGTAACAGAACTTTGAAATGTAGAAACAGCGCTTTATTTCAACACTTCTGCACATGCAGGCTCCAAGCAAAACTCATCCAAATGTGGAAGCAGAGCGTGTCTGAGTTTGCCCTACTCTAACTTTGCCTGTGAGTGACACCAATCAATCCGGGATGTTCAGGTTTCTGATTGCTCTCATTAGAGTCGCGGCTCTTTAACCATTCGTTAATGCCTTTACCGAATGCGCACCGTGGTATCTGTTGTTTAGCATTGATCATTTGAATTACGTGATGGATTTAGTGTCACAAAGGCTCGTGTTATCGTGTAAAATGGACTGCAATCAATTCCAATTCTATTCCagtgtattttctttaacattcACCTGAATCTTTGACACTCACCCAGCGTGTCTTGCCACAACAGGTGAGAAGCCGATGCTAATCCTGTTGATACTGATTCATATTAATCATGATGATGCTCATTATCATTCACACACCAGGTAATTTGTGGCACAATGTAATGCAGACAGCCATGGATGCTGATATCTAAACATGATATTCATTGAGGAGTAACTATGGTtactgaggtgtgtgtgtgtgtgtgtgctttttctAATTAGTAATTTCCTCTCCACAGCCTTGAGCCAACTCCCTCACCTGCCAAGGCCCAGGCAGCAGATAAACCAGATGGTGAGTTTCTGCTCCTGCTGATGCGTATAAAGAACCCCAGCAGCATCCAGTAGAGGTTGTGCTAATAGATTCTTATTAAGTGTCAATACATGAGCATCAGCAGAGACAACGTGACACACAAACCTGTTACACCATACATCTGGAGGGAGTGTGTATATTACATAAAAGTGTCCCTGTAGTGCAATAATTCAAAATCACAgccaaggttttttttctaagtgctGGAATTCTAAAACAAatgtccttgttttcttttctttttctggccCAGGCTCCAagactgcagctgcagcagcaggcagtTCAGGTCCTTCCTCTCGACCACCGTGGGTCACTGACCCTAATTTTGCCGACCGCTTTCGCCCGGACAAGACCAGCACGGTTGTGACTCAGCACCAGCAGCCGGTAGAGCCGACACCGATGCAGAACCGCAGCTCCATCCTGCAGGCAGCGCAGCTGGCACCTGAAGACAGCGGGAGGACCCCGCTATGTGGCGCCTGCAACAAAATCATAAGGTGAGACCGCACCACCGCATCAATGGTGACAGTTTGATTCATTTTACCAGAGTAAAATACTCTCAATGTTTGCTCCTTTCAAAGTCCTTTCAGAGAAATGACACATCATTTAACACAGTTAATATACGCATTGACAGATTGTATgtctgctgcagagacagatTGTATTTCTGCAGCAAATTTAGTCAGTCAGCATAATTAACAGTTTTGAAACCCTTTTTATCACTGGAGACAAGCATTATGCTGACTTTGATATAATTTAATctcatttcacacatttcacagaTAACAGATAAACCTTAGTTCTTATTCTGGTCACtattgaaagaaaacagaagaacagTTTCTCAACAAGTTAAGGTACAAAGTTCCCAGGAGAACTAAAAAACATGTGTCCAGTTTTTTGTCACCTTTTACAAAGGGACCAGTTAGCTTTTGCTGCGTGTTGTTAGACATGTGCTGACATTTCCTTTGGATCTGtccttgttttctctgttaaaATGGAAAGTGACGTTGCAGATATCAATAATTCCTCTGATGtgctgtaagtgtgtgtgtgtgttttccagggGTCGGTATCTGGTAGCGCTGGGGAAATCTTGGCACCCGGAGGAGTTTACGTGTTCACAGTGTAAGGTGGTCCTGGAAGAGGGGGGCTTCTTCGAGGAGAGAGGGTCCGTCTACTGTACCAAGTGCCACGATAACCGATATGCTCCTAACTGCGCAAAGTGCAAAAAGAAGATCACAGGGGTAAGAACTGCACATCTCTGTTAATCAAAATCATAACACAAACCAGAAACATGGaaagattttaaatgtgaaaagagCTGCTGTTTTTAAGATGGTagtctgtgatttatttgtaCAATATATGGATCTGGTCTCCAAAGCACTCCAGCAACACTAGCCaagctgaaaataaagaaaaatgataacCTTCTCTCCCTTCATCAGGAAATCATGCATGCCCTGAAGATGACCTACCATGTTCAGTGTTTCAAGTGTGCAGCCTGCAAGGCTCCAATCAGGAACCAAGCCTTTTACATGGAGGAGGGCGAACCCTACTGTGAGAAAGGTAAGAAATTGAAAAGTTACCGTACTCCCTAACTTGACCTGACCTTGGCCTTTCCTTATAtagaaatttaaaaataattacaaaaatgatagaaaacaaatggatagctttttgggggaatttttggacaaaaacacactttatttatttatcccaGATCTGCTACTTTCATGCTTTTGTTAATGATACCAACAATACAATCCGTGGGGTCAAACAAGGGGCAAAATGTGCTACAGTAATCAATAGTAAGAATAAACAATAACCTCACTGACTGTTTAGTTTTGAATGTCCTTTCTCTCAAGGACATTGTCTTTCTCTCATTCTGACTGTAAAGTACAACAATTCCTGCCACACATTCTAGAGGCTtcataaatgaaatgaagaagtCTCCATGGTGAAAAATCCTCTGctggaaacaaagagaaacatccTATTAATGTGGTTTCTAGAGGaagaatataagaaaaaaagacatagtagaAACCGCAGCAGTCACCACAATGGCTGAACAAACTTTGAACTTTTAACTCTAAACCTGAATTAAAGGCAGGCAGTTTTTAAAGGCAACACTGTAACAGAACATCtaaaacgcaaaaaaaaaaaaaaaaacatgctgaaaaaaatcctcactgtGCAGATTGATTAGTTTCAGGGCCAACTGAGAACATCTCACCCCATGTAAGACCCCCTGTAAGTTAACACATGGATCAAGCCTTTCATATTTATTGTGAATCCGCACTGGGCCCTAAGTGCATGAATGAACAGAGTGAGAACTGACACCCCGCCATGCAGCATTAAGTTTGCGATCGAGCTCATTTGATGAAAGATGTCATATccttttactttaaatggaTGCTGTTGCTAAGAGCAGTGTAGTTCAGGCTACACAACAGAAGCTGGGGTACAAAAACAGTGAAATGCAGCCAGTGGGCGATTCAGAGGTCTTGCTTTGTGCATTTCTGATGAAGttatttcttttgaaaaaaaaatgtctcactgCATCCCCTCTCCAGTTTggcttatttttatttgttttatacttgactgcatttaatatatatatcacaaataCTCACCTACACAGCATTAAACATTGAGGTACTGGAGAGAGGTGGTACGCAGCATGTCTGGACCAGAGCACCAGAAGCTACAGAAGtgtatatagatagatagatagatatttgtAAAACATTGCATTGTTGTATTATTACTGTGGGGCTATGCGTGGGTCTTCATCATGAATCTCTTGGTGCGTACCACAGTCAATCATAAAGTGTGATGTTTTCATCTGCTGTAATCCATTTAGCTCCAGTTTACTTCATACATCTCTCTATTGAACTTTATGAATGGGGTGTGCTCTTCTATTATGCTGTAAATGATTTAGCAAGGCGGCGCGCTTCTCTCTCACTACTGAGGCTCTGACGTGGATCGCTGGTTTATCAGTGGCGAAGCCAGAACCTGAGCACTCATACTCTGAATAATGCCTTTAGCTCTGATAAACATTCTGCAGCCTCAGCATCTTTCGGGGACTGTGCCGCTCTCACCCACTCGCTCTCAAGAAGCAGCTGCATTATAACCTGACACTTTCCCCAGAGACCTTGTGATGAAAGGGACTGGCAAATCCAGTTAAGTATCTGCAGCAATTTCCCCCCTCATCGTAATCCCTCCCTTAAACTGTGAAAAGGCAGTAATGTACAGTCGGTGGACGAAATAACACAAACGCAAACTATCAGATGCCGAATGAGGAGAGGAGCCAACACTTggcttcaaaacagcttcaTCCATCATTATTGCTGTCATTCAAGTCCTcaattatatgtgtgtgtgtgtgggtgtgggtgtgtgtgtgtagtgggaTATTACTCCCTTCAAGAGGAAAAGCATTcagttcttttttaaagatgaaagaGAGGTGGAAACCTATTTCACACTCTGTGCTCCAGAACAACCTACAAAGGTTAAGTGTTTACATAAGGTGATTGTGGAGGCCATGCCAGATGCTTGACCTGATCTGGAGGATGATAAAAGCCCTtgtaaatttatttatttattttattctgatgGATGTCTATCATAtcaccttctctcctcccccttacCTGTCTCACTCCAGACTATGAGAAGATGTTTGGCACCAAATGCCATGGCTGTGACTTTAAGATTGATGCCGGCGATCGATTCCTGGAGGCCTTGGGCTACAGCTGGCATGATACGTGCTTCGTCTGTGCTGTAAGTCATTTTGATTGATATGGCTCCCTGTGGGGCTCTCTTTGCCCCATCTCTTCTGGCTGTCCCAGCACAATGCCACCTGAAAAATCTGCCTCAATCTCTGGACCTTAAGCTCCCCCcaccactttctctctctttctttctttctttctttctttctttctttctttctttctttctttctttcacccTGTTACCTGCAGTCTAtcactctctccatctcactctctggaaaaaaaatctgaaaataaatgcagtCAAGTAAACAATATGTGCCTGCTCTCTGGCCAGTTGAAAACCGTGTACATTCACATTGGTAATTTTAACGTCTGATATCTACTCTGCCCTGCTCTCCcaatctgtctctgtctctctcctttcatcttTAAAGCTCTGTCAAATCAACCTGGAGGGGAAGACGTTCTACTCGAAGAAGGATAAGCCCCTGTGCAAAGGCCATGCCTTCGCTCCAGTGTGAGAGAGCGAGCTTCATCATCAGAGGAAGtaacactttctctctctccctccctccctcctctttacCCCCCCATGGCACAATCGTACACATTCTACTTCTCCTCTTTCCAACCACACACATAGTCACACTCCCTTTCCTTCTATCCTACAGACTTTGTTTCAATATTTGAGGCTCACTTCTAGCTTCACATGCTGTGCTAATAGGACACACATGTTACTGCCTGTAAAACCAGATGCTGTGTCGTATAACTGGAAGTAGTCAAGGAATTGTTTCATGTCATCACTAACCTGTTgacttttaagtattttttttttagatcagaCATTAAAAAGTGCCGCTGCGGTTCATCTAGATTTAATTGTAGTTGCTAGACAAGAATTCTGACGACTAAACTCTACTAATCCCATCATTGTTCAATCTGAAGTGAGATTAAGTCGGTATCTTGCAAGGTGTAGGAGTCATATAGTTTTTAATAATCTTACATATTGCAGTAATGATCTGTACTAAGTGTAGGGAAGTGATGGCCCCATTCAGGACCCCGACTCACTCACTTACTGCAGTACCTATTAACGTGATGGGGATCCAGTCAAGCACAAAAGGGGTGTCCTATTTCTGCTTGACCCCTGCACCTCTCCACAGAAGCACTAACTGCTGAATGTGCTCTGATTTGCGAGAGCCAAATGGAGAAGTAAAGTAGGTAATAACTGTAATTTTGAGTCATGTAATAATCCTCAATTGCTCCAATTTTAATAGTCACACATGTGGGTGACAAAAtagattgttttaaatgtttcattcccTCCCAGTCTTTTGTAATTATCATTTATTAGACATTTTATtgttagacaaaaaaaacaccttataGATGATTTTTCCCTAATGTCACTATGATATAGGGATTATTCCTTAGAGTACTTTCAAATCATGgttgaatttgtatttatattgcttCGGAATGAGCCTgtaagtgttgttttttatagCTGTTGGacgtttaaaataaaataatctagtAGTGCCGGGCGCTGGAGCAGAACACTGGGCTGAACACATCTGTAAGATTTTCTATTGACTGATGTTTTGGCTGTCTTTGCTCTCACCAACACCTGCTCCCCAACAAGAGGACAatggacaaatgttttttactcTGTTTTGTTGTGAGTACAATAAgttctttttctaaatataaaaatgttactttttacaaacaactgTTATAACAAAGACCCTAGTGAATCCCTGCAATGTTctctgtataaataaataattttacaatACTGATTTAGTCATTAATGTTGTCTTAAttaagtatttctttaaaatgttaaccATGTTGAACAAATAGTCATTAACAGTATTTTACAACACATACAATGATTACTGTGAACATAAAATATTATGGTCAAAGGGATGTTGAGtctttaaaacattacaatagaaaacaaaccagtgttctataacatttaaaagaacatatatggtcctttttaaaataattgaataagcAACACCAGTTAATGTTTCATGTGAGAGATCCAGTCCTTGAATtaacaatatataatttatttacaaCAATTTCAGGTTGAATTACTATACATACCTTTCTGAAATGtcatagatagatatatatacataaggCCAAGTAAATACTTGAAAGCACTTAGAAACGAATTTCCAAAATTCTACCCACAAATCCATATCATTGTCCAAAAAGTACAGAAAATCTCCTTAAGCAAGAAGTTTTCCATTGCCACAAAAGTTTTGACAACAATTTACATTGACGATAAGGAacacaaaaaaggtaaaaaaaaacaacaataaaacaataaaaggatTATACAATTGCATAAGCGCTGTGGCATGTAATAAATACAGCATTTTTGACTTGCAGAAAGGCAAGAAACATTGAATCAAGGAACTAAATAGAAAAACCATTCACAAGTACAGAAGTCTATTGTTCTTGTGACAGGGAGGtatgcacacacccacactcagtcacacgcgcacacacaccaacagtcACAAACACGCATACGTCCTTGACACTGAATAGTAATGAGTGACACAGAAAGTACAGTTGTGAGATGAAACAATTTCCCCCATAACTTTGGGATAAACCTATAAACCCTTGAACAAAGCGCGTGTTTTACTGACACAAGTCTTACACAACTACCAGGCCCAGACTTCATCATGAAGGAACTGTATTCATCACAGACACAGTAATTGCAGATTTGTTAGATTTTGTTGGACAAGTTAGATGTGAAGATAGATGCTGAACATCATGGCGGCTGGTGAATTACATTACTGAAAAGTGCTTCGACAACACATCCAAGACAATGACGGGGCTGataacatttcacacacacacagtctgactGTACAACTGCCATGGCTCATCTAAACGTGCTGCGTCAACACTGGCTTGTCAGTGTCCAACAACTGATGTCCTCTTTCCCCAATCAGCCTCCACACAGTCCCAGTGCAGTGATTCACTTTAAGCATTAGTGACTATTTCCACTTTGTatttaaatgctgcttacaCTTAGAGAAATAATCAGGTAGACATATGCAGAGTAAGGATGAACAAAATATGTATAGAAACTTCCTGCAAAACAGTCTCTAAACCCTTAACACTGCAAAAAGTCTTCACTGCTAGATCGCCAAAGAACAGTATATAGGCAAACACGTCACGGTTTAGACTTGACAATTGCTGCGCCAgttatgtgtctttttttggcttcatattaaaatataatttacatttctttacaaAGTGATAAACCAACACATATCACTGCTTGACCAAGCAGCGTTAACTTGTCTCAAAGACAAAAATGAGGAAATGAGATAAAGAAATGATTTGGACTTTAAGTCCGCAGTTTAGAAGAGACAGCAACTCTGACTTATTCTATACTAAGCTGCAAGTAAAAACAATGCTGAAACAATATTCAATGGATACAATACGAGTATGTAGTGGCCTCAAATGATATTCATAAAACTTTGGTTACCAATTCTGCTCATATACAGTATGCAAAGTGACAGCACACGGCTGGTatagaaaaagtatttacatGTGACGAGGATCCATTTCAACATGAAAAGATTGAGTTAGGGTGATATCGCCATTTTGTCCTAAAGGGGCTTGATcccaggttttttttaaagttaattaaaaaaggtgGAATTTTGTCTCATGGCATCTCTGAATCAAATGGTACGGGGGCTTGTAAAAACTTGTTGGTCAAGAGGAGGCGTGTTTAGGGATGAAAGAGAGCTGACAGGTGCTGAAATgccacacaaaaacaacttccaagacttaaaaaaaggaaatgagagagaCATTTTTCCCCCACTACAAGGAAACATAAATGTACATTCCAAATATCTGACAATCATAAAAGAGGCTCCAGTTAGTGTTAAAGGTTGAAGCCGCAGGAGCTGGTAGGATGGGCGGTGCTAGCTTTTTGAATAGGGAGGGATTTAATGAGAAGGGCCCTCTTTACAACTTTAACAGACATCTTCACATGCAACCCTgaggcagacacagagagaactaTGGCTAGTTTGGGATTGCTCACACCTTTTTCAATGTACAATTACTGAACATTGGACTTCTAATAATAAtctgtgtattatttttgttgccAGACCTTACAAAgccattaataaaaataaaaaaaaacaactgtgtaaattaaagggaaaatttgCCGATTTTCAAACTTATCTTTATGTATCCGAGTCAGGGATATAGTGTGAAAAACACTTGAAGGTCAAATGTGTCTCTGAGTCGCAGCCGCAAAATCTGTTCTCTGCATTAAGTGATGTGGCAGTGACGTCGTTAGAGGCAAGAAAGAACTACGGAGTGCTACTTCAGCTTTGGTAGCTGTGGGGCATTATGCCGCTCAAAAACATCCTTGTTCTCCTACGTTTCCAACAGCGAAAATGGCATCccaaaatataaatgatttttTTACCGTGTAggttttacagtgtttttgctGACTGCAGAGGAGAGGATATGGCCAGCGGGGACCCTCCAGAATCTGCAGTAATGAATGTCAGTATTGGGCAGTTTTTGTTGAATGCCGTCGCTGACGACAACCCCCAGAGAGCTAGACACGTGTGCGTTACTATGCATGTTAGTTTTCCTCCTCACTCAGACAGAGGTGTGCTGGAAACCCTCTTCGGGTTCATAGAGGGAAGATAAAAactggaaaagacaaaaaattgCCCTGCTGGTCTTGGTTGTCACTCTTTGCTAATTCAAAGCTCTCTGAATGACGACGAGTTGCTGAAGCGGTGCAGCAGGGTGAAAACTGCGTGTAGAGTCAgcatattttcacatcttaCTTTGTGAATTAGGGATTTATTTCTACcaaaccagagaaactgattGTTGGAAGATGGGAAAAACTAACGACTTAAAAACTGACTTATGGATTTGGTGAATTTGATTAGATTTCTGTCCAGTTTGAATTAAGTCTGTTAGCAAGTCAATTTAGCCTTAGTCTTAGTTCGGTGTAAGGTATGTGTACggttgtatttttatgttaagGTGTAAGTATATGTCCTCCATTGACATTTTGTGAGTTAATTCATCCTGGGACATTTAGGCACAACCGGTCAATTTAGAATACGCTTGgtaatatattttcttcagaggactacatttaccatcagcacttattggacatccacataaaaggtgGCAAATTTTCCCTTTAATGCAAATtagcaaaaatataataatcaaatgcTTAGTTGCAGTTTATGGTTTGTTGCATAAATCTGCTGGATAATTTTTGCCATCCTGGCtagaaataacaaaaaggaaaaaaaacctttcaaagCATCTTTTGTGAGCAGAGGCGTGACATTATGCATGAAAGACTTAACTTTCTCTGAGAGACAGGCGTTTTTCTTTGATGTGGAAATTACTGTTTGCCACACAGCAAATATAGAATTCCCACCAACATTGCTGTATAGATGATAAAAACAAAGCCCCACAACTACCCTTTCATTGTTGGTAATCTGGTGAGGATTTGAAGAATTTGTTGTCAGATTTTATGTGGGGAAAGTGTTCTGCATTAATCATATAGGATAATAACCCTTTCGGCCTTGCTTTATGTTTGACAACTTCTCAGCTACAGCATTAATGTAATCAGGGGGGAAATGtcatttcagaaaatgaatttCGGCGACATTCAGTGTTCACATATATGCAGCTCGAATGCCTTTCGGCCCTTCATTAGGGGAGGAATTTGAAACAGGAAAAACGCCACAATGAACGATTAGGGTAATACAAGACGAGAAAT contains:
- the pdlim7 gene encoding PDZ and LIM domain protein 7 translates to MFGEHNEGQEAMNVYSVTLSGPAPWGFRLQGGKDFSMPLTVSRLTPGGKAAQAGVGVGDWVVSISNTNAEDMTHVEAQNKIRAATDSLTLTLSKAFKAGGDQKDSLAPASVQPKYSFAPSTTINKMARPFTAGGGSANSGPAIKPVAYSPKLNTPTSQGRASMQQPQNGLEPTPSPAKAQAADKPDGSKTAAAAAGSSGPSSRPPWVTDPNFADRFRPDKTSTVVTQHQQPVEPTPMQNRSSILQAAQLAPEDSGRTPLCGACNKIIRGRYLVALGKSWHPEEFTCSQCKVVLEEGGFFEERGSVYCTKCHDNRYAPNCAKCKKKITGEIMHALKMTYHVQCFKCAACKAPIRNQAFYMEEGEPYCEKDYEKMFGTKCHGCDFKIDAGDRFLEALGYSWHDTCFVCALCQINLEGKTFYSKKDKPLCKGHAFAPV